The Poriferisphaera corsica DNA segment GACATGTAAAAGATGCACGCCGTCTTTTTCTTCACGAGCGAGTACGATTTCATCATTAAGACCTGATGGCGCGGCAGGAAGTGTTTGGGAGAGCCAATCACTGGCTACGACATAGCCTTTTTGTGATTTAGCGTTGCTGGTCGCGATGTCGATGAGTTCATCAAGTTCGAGCTTGTTAACGCCGGACATGGGAAAGAAATCGCCGATACCCTTGTAAATCTTTTTACTTTTTGATTGTGAACTAACCACAGCTTTAGGTTTATGATCGATTTTAACTGATTTGGGTGTGGCATTTGCTACACGTTTCTTGTCGATCACCGGCTTACTTACAGGCCTTGCGGGAACAGGTTTGGCTGCGGATGGAGCTGTTTTTTTTTCAGCTGGTTTCGCGACCGGCGCGGGTTTAAGATCAGCTTTTTTCTGTTCAACGGCCTTTACAGCGGGCACAGGTTTGGAAGCAGGCTTTGCTTCTTGTGCGTAGATTGTGTTGGCATTAAAGCTCATCACACCAATCAGGATAGTGGCGATTGCCCAGTTCATCATCGTATTCATACTCTTTCCTATCCGGCCGGCCACTCCGTCGCCGTAACGTTCGTTTACTTGCTGCTTGTTGTAGATATTAACTGCTTTATCTGCGAGTTCTGCGACCATGTCAGCATGAGAGAGTAACTCACGGTTAGAGGTGATCATGATGACGGTTCTGCCCTTCATGGCTTTAAGAACAGCAGGGATAATCGCTGCTTCGCTATCGGAATCAACGGAAGAAGTTGCTTCATCCAAGATAAGAATACGTGGATTTTTTAGCATTGCGCGGGCGAGCGCGATGCGTTGCATCTCGCCGCGTGAGAGGCTAATACCATCGTTACCACCGATATCTGTGCCGTACCCATGAGGAAGTGCTGAGATGATTTCATGCGCACCTGTTTTCTTGGCAACATCGATGATTTCATCAATGGTTGCTTCCGGGTTGGCATAATGGAGATTCTCGAGGATCGTGCTTTCAAAGAGAAGGCAATCCTGGAAGGCAATCCCGACGCTCTCACGAAGATGTTGCAAATCGTAGTCCTTGATATCGACGCCATCGATCGTAAGCATGCCTTTGGTGGTATCAACAAATCGGAGCAGGAGTTTCGCAAGAGTACTTTTACCTGAACCTGAGGGGCCCGTGAAAGCACAAACGGTGCCCGACTCGATTTCCAGATGAAAACTATTAATGAGAGGTTCGCGATCATCGAAAGAAACCGCGACATCACGGAAAGCGATGTCGCCGCGAATTGGCTTTTTGATCGGGCTGACTACATCGGTTTCAGATTCTTGAGAATCAAGTACTTCAAAGACGCGATCAATGCTGGCGGAGACACGTGTGAGCTTCGCAAACCCGCTCATAAGTTCCATGACATTGGGGTAGAGTTTCAGAACATACCCAAAGTACATCACAAAAACACCTGTGGTCATGACGTTGCCGTAGACTTGGTAAGCACCGAAGCCGATGAGCGAAATTGTGCCAAGCCCGATGAGCAAATCACCGACCACCTTTTGACGGACATGAAACTTTTTGCTGCGGATCTGGCTTTTGCGGGTGCGATCAATTGCTTTTGCGAAGGCGAGATTCTCTCGGCTTTCGCCAGTAAAACCTTTAACGACTTCAGCAGCAAACAGTTTTTCAATCAGGCTGCTTTGCGCATCCGCAAGATGCTCTTGAGCTTCACTGCTTGCAGCTTTGATGGGGCGTTTAAACCATGTTGCGGCGAGAACATGAAGTGGAAGTACTGCGGTGGCGACAATGGCGAGTTTCCAGTTGATCGCATAAAGCACTGCGATCAGTGCTAAGAAAAGCAATAGCGACTGGAGCAGTGTTGGTAGATCGTCTTGTATGAATGATTGAATCATGAAGCTGTCGTTCATGACGCGGCTGGAGACTTTGCCGGGGCTATGCTTACGGTAGTAGCGGAGATTTTTTCGTTGCAGTTGCTCAAACAACTGCTTACGGAGCGAGAATGCGACATGCTCACCAACATTCACGGCTGCAAACTTGCTGTAAAAATACAGTATGTTGCGCAAGCCGAAGTAGACGATGTACCCCCCGATAACGAACCAAAGAAACACAATCTTTCGGCCATTCAAAACTTCATCGATCAAAAACTTGCCCAGCATTTCGGGGACAAGCGAAACCCCAGTCAGGATCATCAACAGCATCAACATAAAAGTGATCTGCTTGGTATTGGGGCGCAGCAAAGCACCAAGGCCTTTCAGTGAGCCCGCGAGGTCATCACTGGAAATTGCTCTCTTGGTTAATTTTTTCTTAGTCTTTAATTGTTCATCCGATTCGGATTTCATGCTCTGGCCCATTCGAGCGTCCTGCTCAATAATGTTGACTTCATGTCTGGTCAGAAGCGATACGCCACTTCATGCAAACTGCAAATATACAGATACGCACGGAGCATACACCACAAAGGAGTCGAAACTCACCCAATCATCCCACGATGCGGCCAATGCATATATGGGCACATTTTCCACGAATCTGCCCCAATCAGCAAGCTTCTTCTTACACAACGATCATTTGACATCACGATTGGTGAACTCGCGTCAATAACCCCTCAGATATGAGAATTATCGGCTAAACCCTTGTCGATCACCTCCATTTTAGCACGTACACTAAAACCAGTGACGGGAAAATGCAGGCTACGCCAACTTCAGGTCGATTCATTACTAGCCGACACACCGGAGATCACTCCATGCCCAAGCAGCAGACAAGCTCAACCGATGCCAATATCAACAAGCAGCAATCCTCCACATTACCGGAGGGGCTGCCTGCAGGTATCGCTCGCCTGCCAGATATCGATTTGAGACAGCTCTATCAATTAACTGATGATACGGGCATCTTTCAACACGCGGTTTATGCGGCTCCAGACCCCAATCACGGCTATTGCATTGATGATAATGCCAGAGCACTGATCGCAGCAGTGCTTCATGCGAGGCTTCGTGGCTACGACGAGCGAATTGTTCCATTGCAGCGATATCTAACTTTTTTAGCCTACGCATACAACGAAGACACGCATGCATTTCGTAATTTCATGGGATATGATCGCCATTGGCTAGAGGACATTGGCTCGACTGATTCGCAAGGCCGCACAATCTGGGCGCTCGGCCTGACGGTGCATCATGCACCCAATGATATCATTCGTGAATTGGCGGAGCAGCTTCTATTTAAAAGCTACCAAGCTGCATCACATTTCAAATTCATACGCTCACAGACCTTTTCCCTGATCGGGCTACAGGAATACCTAAGCTACAATCCTGATCACAAAGAGATCCGTGAACTTAGAGATGTGATCGCAAATCGTTTGTTCGATCGCTACAAAGAGAACGCAACACAAGATTGGCCATGGTGGGAAAATACCGTGACCTATGACAACGCCAAACTCCCGCATGCACTTTTAATTTGCGGCAAAGACATGCGTCGAGATGATATGGTCGAAGCAGCACTAACTTCACTTGAATGGCTATATGAAGTACAGCTGGCTGACGATGGGCATTTATCGATTATTGGGAATGATGGCTGGCTTCAAAAAGGTCACACAAAAGCAATGTTTGATCAGCAGCCTCTAGAAGCTTATGCCATGATACATGGCTGCCTCACAGCCGCTGCCATGACAAAAGACAGTAAATGGGCAAAATATGCCTGGAATTGTTTTTCATGGTTCACTGGTAGAAATGATACTGGCATACCACTCTATCACCCGGATACTGGAGGTTGCCAAGATGGGCTTGAAGCAAGCGGGCCGAATAAAAACCAAGGCGCTGAATCCTCATTAGCGTACCTTCTATCTGTATTGGAGCTACATCTATATTATGAGTTACTTGCAGCTCGGATCACTTCAACACAGCCTGAAACTTTCGGTATTGGCTTGATTGGTGATGGCAATACTGCGGCCTTTACAATGCAGAACTTTGTCAAACATGAGCACCTTAGACCAATTTCAGCATGGTCCACTGCTCCAGAAAAAGTCAAACATATCACAAGCCCCCTGAGCATGACTGCCTGCAATGATTTGAAAGACTTGCTTGACGACCCTCGTATACAGATCATTTACATCGCCAGTCAACCCAACATGCGTTCTTCACATGCAATCGCAGCTCTCAATGCAGGGAAGCATGTACTACTTGAAAAACCAATCGCAACAGATCTGGGTAGCGCTCACCAAATCATTCAAACAGCTCATCAACGAGATCTTGTCTTGGGCGTGAATCTAATGATGCGATTCGGCCCCCTAACACATCCTGTCAAACAGTTGATTAGACGATCAATTCTCGGTATGCCTTTGCGTGGCTATTACATCAACCGCGCGGGTGATGCTGGATTACCTGACAACCACTGGTTTTGGGACAATGAAATTTCTGGCGGCATCTTTATTGAACATGGTGTACATGCTTTCGATTTAATGCGTTATTGGCTTGGTGAGTCACAAGTACTCTCAGCTTCTCGTTTTCGACGCCACTTCAACGATGATCCGAATGAACAATCACTGATAGATCAAGCAACATGCGATCTGAGATATGGATACCAAACAACGGTAAATTTCTATCATGGCTTCAATCAACCTGTGCCTTTAGATATGCAAGATTCTCGCATCATCTTTGAGAGAGGACAGATTATTTTACGGGGTTGGATACCATCCCAAATCGAAATCCGCGGCATTCTGACCAATTCCGAAATCGATCAATTGCAAGCACTTTTCCCTAAAGCCACAATCAAAACAATTCGCACCTTCGATGAGCCACTCGATATCATGCATCATCACGGCAGGAGTACACGAATTGATTGTGAAATACATCTAAAATGGTCTAGCGATCACGACAAGCAAACACTCTATAGCAACGCAACACAACACTTGATGCAAGATTTTATCAAACGCATTGAACACCGTCGGCATCGACTTCGTGCTGACGCCAATGATGCATTGGCTGCTCTGATGATTGCACTCGATGCTGACCGTATTGCAAAGGGTGTAACGCCATGACGTCAGATGATATGACTAATCCCCCCATCCGTTATGCGCTTATTGGTTGCGGCGGTTTTGGTAGATTCTGTCTCGATCAATACAAGCAAATGTCGAATCTTAAAATTGTTGGCGTATTTGATCTTGATCAAACACTCTGTACAAAAACTGCGATCGAACATCAAATCACCGCCTACACAGATATAGACCAACTTCTCAAGTCTGATGAAATTGATCTCGTACATATTGCAACGCCACCTTTTGCTCATACCAATATCGCAATTCAAGCTTTGAATAATGGCAAACATGTGCTGTGCGAGAAACCATTGACCCTGACACTCGACGAAGCTCAATGCATGATTGAGCTTGCCCGTTCACAAAAACGTGTTCTCGCCGCGAATCTCATCATGCGATACGACCCTCTATCACAAAAGGTCAAACAGCTCATTGATTCGAATATCCTTGGCCAGCCTTTACATGGTTTTTTTGAAAATTACGCAGCTGACGAACCACTCCCCCCAACTCATTGGTTTTGGAAACCTGAACTCTCTGGCGGCATTTTTATTGAGCATGGCGTGCATTTTTTCGATCTCTATCGCTACTGGCTAGGTGATTTCAAAATATCTAGCGCCCAGCACACCGCACGACCCAATCAACTAACCGATGATGGCCGCCCTATCATGGATCAAGTCAATTGCACCGCTATTGTTCGCGACTATATTCCTGTCAATTTTTATCACGGATTCACACAACCCCATCGTTTAGATCGACAAGAGATGCGTATCGTTTTTGAACGTGGTT contains these protein-coding regions:
- a CDS encoding Gfo/Idh/MocA family protein encodes the protein MTSDDMTNPPIRYALIGCGGFGRFCLDQYKQMSNLKIVGVFDLDQTLCTKTAIEHQITAYTDIDQLLKSDEIDLVHIATPPFAHTNIAIQALNNGKHVLCEKPLTLTLDEAQCMIELARSQKRVLAANLIMRYDPLSQKVKQLIDSNILGQPLHGFFENYAADEPLPPTHWFWKPELSGGIFIEHGVHFFDLYRYWLGDFKISSAQHTARPNQLTDDGRPIMDQVNCTAIVRDYIPVNFYHGFTQPHRLDRQEMRIVFERGSIRLFEWVPTSYELDCILSKHDFEQVQTILQPQSFEITENYSQTDREFHSYNRDYLIDGRYRITGDVQMPKTDLYGHMVRALLDDQITFIHNPNHQRLLTEDNGFTSLQAAVHATELASQLGSPFK
- a CDS encoding Gfo/Idh/MocA family protein, producing the protein MPKQQTSSTDANINKQQSSTLPEGLPAGIARLPDIDLRQLYQLTDDTGIFQHAVYAAPDPNHGYCIDDNARALIAAVLHARLRGYDERIVPLQRYLTFLAYAYNEDTHAFRNFMGYDRHWLEDIGSTDSQGRTIWALGLTVHHAPNDIIRELAEQLLFKSYQAASHFKFIRSQTFSLIGLQEYLSYNPDHKEIRELRDVIANRLFDRYKENATQDWPWWENTVTYDNAKLPHALLICGKDMRRDDMVEAALTSLEWLYEVQLADDGHLSIIGNDGWLQKGHTKAMFDQQPLEAYAMIHGCLTAAAMTKDSKWAKYAWNCFSWFTGRNDTGIPLYHPDTGGCQDGLEASGPNKNQGAESSLAYLLSVLELHLYYELLAARITSTQPETFGIGLIGDGNTAAFTMQNFVKHEHLRPISAWSTAPEKVKHITSPLSMTACNDLKDLLDDPRIQIIYIASQPNMRSSHAIAALNAGKHVLLEKPIATDLGSAHQIIQTAHQRDLVLGVNLMMRFGPLTHPVKQLIRRSILGMPLRGYYINRAGDAGLPDNHWFWDNEISGGIFIEHGVHAFDLMRYWLGESQVLSASRFRRHFNDDPNEQSLIDQATCDLRYGYQTTVNFYHGFNQPVPLDMQDSRIIFERGQIILRGWIPSQIEIRGILTNSEIDQLQALFPKATIKTIRTFDEPLDIMHHHGRSTRIDCEIHLKWSSDHDKQTLYSNATQHLMQDFIKRIEHRRHRLRADANDALAALMIALDADRIAKGVTP
- a CDS encoding ABC transporter transmembrane domain-containing protein, with product MKSESDEQLKTKKKLTKRAISSDDLAGSLKGLGALLRPNTKQITFMLMLLMILTGVSLVPEMLGKFLIDEVLNGRKIVFLWFVIGGYIVYFGLRNILYFYSKFAAVNVGEHVAFSLRKQLFEQLQRKNLRYYRKHSPGKVSSRVMNDSFMIQSFIQDDLPTLLQSLLLFLALIAVLYAINWKLAIVATAVLPLHVLAATWFKRPIKAASSEAQEHLADAQSSLIEKLFAAEVVKGFTGESRENLAFAKAIDRTRKSQIRSKKFHVRQKVVGDLLIGLGTISLIGFGAYQVYGNVMTTGVFVMYFGYVLKLYPNVMELMSGFAKLTRVSASIDRVFEVLDSQESETDVVSPIKKPIRGDIAFRDVAVSFDDREPLINSFHLEIESGTVCAFTGPSGSGKSTLAKLLLRFVDTTKGMLTIDGVDIKDYDLQHLRESVGIAFQDCLLFESTILENLHYANPEATIDEIIDVAKKTGAHEIISALPHGYGTDIGGNDGISLSRGEMQRIALARAMLKNPRILILDEATSSVDSDSEAAIIPAVLKAMKGRTVIMITSNRELLSHADMVAELADKAVNIYNKQQVNERYGDGVAGRIGKSMNTMMNWAIATILIGVMSFNANTIYAQEAKPASKPVPAVKAVEQKKADLKPAPVAKPAEKKTAPSAAKPVPARPVSKPVIDKKRVANATPKSVKIDHKPKAVVSSQSKSKKIYKGIGDFFPMSGVNKLELDELIDIATSNAKSQKGYVVASDWLSQTLPAAPSGLNDEIVLAREEKDGVHLLHVGYKTYRSQAPHVYIYAQTLGSIPDIAKKERDDFVKSIRDAKQKLDDNTKNLKVRDLASELITLSYIDADRAVALLKGFGFQCIDFKIESLGNATKYRKITPSGSVDVKKLPAIVLTPTPDFVDLVGGTKSGPASFGMTQAPTTASELKNYTNAARTMDLLVLYNPAKPEQFSDVLDRIRNTIDLPAQQIYIEAMVLEISETGLQKLGVQWTVDGDAFGGELERIQEVIFGRLPNFQAANDESKMLDISVEGLNGKWRAQLQALVRDGNAEILSRPSVLTLDTRQASIRVGEELPVATSYKGSSTSEVVLNFKYIPVGILLNVRPRVASNAEEVSMQIDGIVSNEVVGEELVIRDRDQNVLAQAPRISVRRVQTHTRIANNTPFIIGGLVSRDQNSQIDKVPFLGDIPLIGNLFRSTDKQKKRREVIIVITPYILPNNRVVGRNLPKDEDAFDSFDHQLFRDAYRIRAEDVFDLGFLLKNEKLQEYKRLANMAVERDFRLAASYPFDRFVGERFPGEPILVYRQMYEVIKRLKLDEKINEERIIFFEPDEDAIAEFDVSFLWTYAKDFADEVYADSDDKPKKDTDLIFDALKERVIAITYTLQPDGAVDDILNQPVPDIRILDCPDRHTWDELLWKMNQVNEEGKQQYTILIQNQKDLARLKRAILLKQVVRLNGGHDMLTLSKFAIGRQLLMPGIKTDKVYLIDEEAAKYFFFTEQYYPALKKELMRDLRALRAALQVPNVSRYLDVPLPSINQSLPVIDLAPNIED